One region of Diabrotica undecimpunctata isolate CICGRU chromosome 6, icDiaUnde3, whole genome shotgun sequence genomic DNA includes:
- the LOC140444550 gene encoding uncharacterized protein codes for MFEFLKERQDILESIEEPHSNTKISNQFNKPPREFYPRSQVNLSLNGIKCNLCKGEHTIYTCKEFLKLSVNQRWDKIKALELCSNCLRIGHAKNTCTIGSCKRCRRKHNTLLHYNSGSSHSNNQSITSESNEDRNNVAQSSSTYNNSDISQSPILMQTHFASSNDHKKSQSVLLSTVTFNVKDNKGNFHTCRALLDSGAQSNLVTKSFCQRLGLQLITTNLAILGINQTVSNLTKKTNIVIYSKFNSFQHNITCYVVPTITSSIPLETIDISSIDIPNNLHLSDPDFHMPDKVDMLIGAALFWDLLIDGKITLRKAGPILQNTKLGWIISGRFSSMCHQSSICNFSQNIPEDDQLKKFWSIDKIPITNSMSKDDSQCEYLFSQDTYRNRTGQFVVKFPLKQSPSLLGDSKEMAIQRFLSLERKFSSKPKFYSLYKEFINEYIQLGHMTKILDTQNILNYYAPHHGVLKESITTQLRVVFDFSCPSKSGYSLNDLQYVGLKVQNNIFDILIRFRLYKYVVSADISKMYRQILMHEDHKSLQQIIWRNNPNEQFSTYQLNTVTYGATSSPYLAIRCINQLAIEYQESFPIASKSILSDFYVDDLLTGSDDIIELQDRCRDISLILKSAHFILRKWVSNDARVLNNIGTSDIPNEILNIGESESFKTLGIQWSSKQDILRYKICSIKHENHITKRQILSTISQIYDPLGILSPVIIISKIIIQQLWSLKLPWDEPVPETIFIKWFQFYNQLPILNQLKIPRLAVGRTHKLLDLHCFCDASLQAYASCIYIRSVDAKGIYQTHLLCSKAKVAPLKSITIPRLELLASLLGAQLVDQLLKGSFPSIPIYFWSDSQIVLCWLKKEPNQLQTFVANRVSKIQKITEPYGCFYVNTKENPADLASRGVLPENLANSKLWFYGPEFLHKPFTQLSTINECNLVIPDLKKASAIFTTKIKEPSALFLQFSTFNKLHRVTSYLLRFISNSRKASEQRVFGCLTVSELNCAHILLLKLAQLDSFHEEFSLLKLHTYLPSKHKFSSFAPFLDKDNLIRVGGRLRFTSLESNKKHPVLLSSKHPLTKLIFAHKHSVLLHPGPNLLLSAIRQFYWPVGGRNLARKICNSCMTCFKFNPSFASYPMSSLPDNRVTPSLPFQYTGIDYAGPFSLKDKNGRGYRLNYQLERLQEKQVVNRLEEEINIKLENPAKQDIDEEWQTIQTAISEAAKKVNRKRAYKKTARQN; via the coding sequence ATGtttgaatttttaaaagaaagACAAGATATATTAGAGTCTATAGAGGAACCTCATTCTAATACAAAGATATCAAATCAATTTAATAAACCACCTAGGGAGTTTTATCCACGTTCTCAAGTAAATTTATCATTAAATGGAATTAAATGCAATCTATGTAAAGGTGAGCATACTATTTATACATGtaaagagtttttaaaattatcagtAAATCAAAGATGGGATAAAATAAAAGCATTAGAGTTGTGTTCGAATTGTTTACGAATTGGTCATGCCAAAAATACTTGCACTATTGGCTCTTGTAAAAGGTGCAGACGCAAACATAATACTCTTCTTCATTATAATTCAGGGTCTTCACATTCAAATAATCAATCAATTACATCAGAGTCAAATGAAGATAGAAACAATGTTGCTCAAAGTTCTTCAACTTATAACAATTCAGATATTTCTCAATCACCAATATTAATGCAAACACATTTTGCTTCTTCAAATGATCACAAAAAGAGTCAGTCAGTATTATTATCAACTGTTACATTCAATGTAAAAGATAATAAAGGTAATTTTCATACCTGCAGAGCTCTTTTGGATTCAGGAGCTCAATCTAATTTAGTAACTAAATCATTTTGCCAAAGATTAGGCTTACAATTAATAACAACCAATTTAGCTATTCTTGGTATTAATCAAACTGTTtcaaatttaacaaagaaaactaATATTGTAATTTATTCTAAATTTAACAGTTTTCAACATAATATCACATGTTACGTAGTTCCTACAATTACTTCTTCTATACCATTAGAAACTATTGATATATCCTCAATTGATATACCAAACAATTTACATCTTTCTGATCCAGACTTTCATATGCCAGATAAAGTAGACATGCTCATAGGTGCAGCTCTATTTTGGGATTTGCTTATAGATGGCAAAATCACCTTAAGAAAAGCTGGCCCTATTTTACAGAATACAAAATTAGGTTGGATTATCTCTGGTAGATTCTCAAGTATGTGTCATCAAAGTTCTATTTGTAATTTTTCACAGAATATTCCTGAAGATGACCAACTAAAAAAATTCTGGTCGATAGATAAAATTCCTATTACCAATTCTATGTCAAAAGATGACAGTCAATGTGAATATTTATTCAGTCAAGATACATATCGCAATAGAACGGGACAATTCGTAGTAAAATTTCCTTTGAAACAATCTCCTTCACTATTAGGGGATTCTAAAGAAATGGCTATTCAACGATTTCTATCATTAGAAAGGAAATTCAGTTCAAAGCCCAAATTTTATAGTCTTTATAAGGAATTTATTAATGAATACATACAATTGGGTCATATGACAAAAATCTTAGACActcaaaacattttaaattactaTGCACCACACCATGGAGTCTTAAAAGAAAGTATTACTACACAACTTCGTGTTGTGTTTGATTTCTCATGCCCAAGCAAGTCTGGATATTCTCTTAATGACCTTCAATATGTTGGTCTCAAggtccaaaataatatttttgatatcttAATTCGCTTCAGACTATATAAATACGTAGTTTCAGCAGATATATCTAAAATGTATAGGCAAATTTTGATGCACGAAGATCACAAATCCTTACAACAAATAATTTGGCGAAACAATCCGAATGAACAATTTTCCACATATCAATTAAATACTGTTACATATGGTGCTACTTCATCCCCATATTTAGCAATAAGATGTATAAACCAATTAGCTATTGAATATCAAGAATCATTTCCTATTGCTTCTAAATCTATTCTTTCTGATTTTTATGTGGATGATCTTTTAACAGGGTCTGATGATATTATTGAACTCCAGGATAGATGTAGAGacatttcactcatcttaaaatctGCTCATTTTATATTAAGAAAATGGGTTTCCAATGATGCCCGTGTATTAAACAATATTGGTACATCTGACATTCCCAATGAAATTCTAAATATAGGAGAATCAGAAAGTTTTAAAACGCTAGGTATTCAATGGTCTAGCAAGCAAGATATTTTAAGGTATAAAATATGTTCCATCAAGCATGAAAATCATATTACAAAAAGGCAAATTTTATCTACCATATCTCAAATCTATGATCCTTTAGGAATTTTAAGTCCAGTGATAAtcatttcaaaaataattatacaGCAATTATGGTCACTTAAATTACCTTGGGATGAACCAGTTCCAGAAACTATATTTATCAAATGGTTTCAATTCTACAACCAATTGCCTattttaaatcaattaaaaattCCAAGACTAGCAGTCGGAAGAACCCATAAATTATTGGATCTGCATTGTTTTTGTGATGCATCACTACAAGCTTATGCAAGTTGCATTTACATAAGAAGTGTAGATGCTAAAGGTATATATCAAACACATTTACTGTGCTCCAAAGCAAAGGTAGCACCCTTAAAATCAATCACTATCCCACGTTTAGAACTACTAGCTTCATTATTAGGGGCTCAGCTAGTAGATCAACTTCTTAAAGGCTCTTTTCCATCAATTCCAATATATTTCTGGTCTGATTCTCAAATTGTACTGTGTTGGCTGAAAAAAGAGCCAAATCAATTGCAAACCTTTGTTGCTAATAGAGTTTCCAAAATTCAGAAAATTACTGAACCATATGGCTGCTTTTATGTTAACACCAAGGAGAACCCTGCAGATTTAGCTTCTCGGGGAGTCTTACCAGAAAATCTTgcaaattcaaaattatggttttatggtccagaatttttacataaaccattTACTCAATTATCTACTATTAATGAATGTAATCTAGTAATTCCGGATTTAAAGAAAGCATCTGCTATATTCACAACTAAAATTAAAGAGCCATCTGCTttatttctacaattttcaacttttaataaattacatCGAGTAACTAGCTATCTTCTTCGATTTATTTCAAATAGCCGCAAAGCTTCAGAGCAGCGAGTATTTGGATGTTTAACAGTTTCAGAATTAAATTGTGCTCATATACTATTATTAAAATTGGCACAATTAGATTCATTCCATGAAGAATTTTCCTTGTTAAAATTACACACCTATTTACCTTCTAAGCACAAGTTTAGCAGTTTTGCTCCATTTCTAGATAAAGACAATTTAATAAGAGTTGGTGGAAGATTACGATTCACATCCTTAGAATCTAATAAAAAACATCCTGTTTTGTTGTCGTCAAAACATCCATTGACAAAACTTATCTTTGCACATAAACACTCAGTATTACTTCATCCAGGGCCTAACTTATTACTTTCAGCTATAAGACAATTTTATTGGCCTGTTGGAGGACGAAATTTAGCTAGAAAAATTTGTAACAGTTGCATGACATGTTTTAAATTTAACCCATCATTTGCTTCTTATCCAATGTCAAGTTTACCTGACAATAGAGTAACGCCATCTCTACCCTTTCAGTATACTGGTATTGATTATGCTGGACCATTCTCACTGAAGGACAAAAATGGTAGAGGAT